A part of Magnetospirillum sp. ME-1 genomic DNA contains:
- a CDS encoding acetyl-CoA carboxylase carboxyltransferase subunit alpha: protein MHILEFEKPIAELEGKIEELRHLSDGGDVNIADEVSKLQAKVDKLLRSTYAKLTPWQKTQVARHPERPHTLAYISALVEDFTPLAGDRAFAEDQAIIGGLGRFRGRSVMVIGHEKGHDTESRLKHNFGMAKPEGYRKARRLMEMADHFQVPILTLVDTAGAYPGVDAEARGQAEAIARSIETCLDVRVPLVSVIIGEGGSGGAIALATGNTVLMLEHAIYSVISPEGCASILWRSAENAKDAAEQLRLTAQDLHKLGIIDSVVPEPMGGAHRNTDLMMQTLAMAVDSALRDLSGVEGGILRARRREKFLEMGRAGLS, encoded by the coding sequence ATGCATATCCTTGAATTCGAAAAGCCCATCGCCGAGCTCGAGGGCAAGATTGAGGAGCTGCGGCACCTGTCCGATGGCGGCGACGTCAACATCGCCGACGAGGTGTCCAAGCTTCAGGCCAAGGTCGACAAGCTGCTGCGTTCGACCTACGCCAAGCTCACGCCGTGGCAGAAGACGCAGGTGGCCCGCCACCCCGAGCGGCCGCACACGCTGGCCTACATCTCGGCGCTGGTCGAGGACTTCACGCCCTTGGCCGGCGACCGCGCCTTCGCCGAGGATCAGGCGATCATCGGTGGCCTGGGCCGGTTCCGGGGCCGCTCGGTGATGGTCATCGGCCACGAAAAGGGCCACGACACCGAAAGCCGGCTGAAGCACAATTTCGGCATGGCCAAGCCCGAAGGGTACCGCAAGGCACGGCGCCTGATGGAGATGGCCGACCATTTCCAGGTGCCGATCCTCACCCTGGTGGACACCGCCGGCGCCTATCCCGGCGTCGACGCCGAGGCCCGCGGCCAGGCCGAGGCCATCGCCCGGTCCATCGAAACCTGCCTGGACGTGCGCGTCCCGCTGGTCTCGGTGATCATCGGCGAGGGCGGCTCGGGCGGCGCCATCGCCCTGGCCACCGGCAACACCGTCCTGATGCTTGAGCACGCCATCTATTCGGTGATCAGCCCCGAGGGCTGCGCCTCGATCCTGTGGCGCTCGGCCGAGAACGCCAAGGACGCCGCCGAGCAGCTGCGCCTCACCGCCCAGGATCTGCACAAGCTGGGCATCATCGATTCCGTGGTGCCCGAGCCCATGGGCGGCGCGCACCGCAATACCGACCTGATGATGCAGACCCTGGCCATGGCGGTGGATTCGGCGCTGCGCGACCTGTCGGGGGTCGAGGGCGGCATCCTGCGGGCCCGCCGGCGCGAGAAATTCCTGGAGATGGGGCGGGCGGGCCTGTCGTGA
- the acs gene encoding acetate--CoA ligase, which produces MSEVYPVPAETAKNALIDDKKYNEWYERSVKDPDGFWAEHGKRIDWIKPFTKVKNVSYSGDVSIKWFEDGTLNVAANCLDRHLATRKDQTAIIWEGDDPNESCHITYGDLHERVCRLSNAMTDLGVKKGDRVTIYLPMIPEAAVAMLACARIGAVHSIVFGGFSPDALAGRIQDCDSSLLITADEGLRGGRKVPLKANADKALETCWSCKSVIVVKRTGGNIHMVTGRDHWYHEIVEKAAPTHAPVEMSAEDPLFILYTSGSTGKPKGVLHTSGGYLVYASMTHQYVFDYHEGEIYWCTADVGWVTGHSYIVYGPLANGAITLMFEGIPNYPTVSRFWDVVDKHKVNIFYTAPTAIRSLMREGEEPVKKTSRKSLRLLGSVGEPINPEAWTWYHRVVGDGRCPIVDTWWQTETGGILITPLPGATALKPGSATRPFFGVKPVMVDAEGKVLEGKTEGNLCLAEPGWPGQMRTVYGDHERFIQTYFATYKGMYFTGDGARRDEDGYYWITGRVDDVINVSGHRMGTAEVESALVAHAKVAEAAVVGYPHDIKGQGIYAYVTLVAGEEPTEELRKELVNWVRKEIGPIASPDLIQWAPGLPKTRSGKIMRRILRKIAENDFGSLGDTSTLADPGVVDDLIDSRMNRG; this is translated from the coding sequence ATGTCCGAGGTCTATCCTGTTCCCGCCGAGACGGCGAAGAATGCTCTCATCGACGACAAGAAGTACAATGAGTGGTACGAGCGCTCGGTGAAGGACCCCGACGGGTTCTGGGCCGAACACGGCAAGCGTATCGACTGGATCAAGCCCTTCACCAAGGTGAAGAACGTCTCCTATTCCGGCGACGTCAGCATCAAGTGGTTCGAGGACGGCACGCTGAACGTGGCCGCCAACTGCCTGGACCGCCACCTGGCCACCCGCAAGGACCAGACCGCCATCATCTGGGAAGGCGACGACCCCAACGAGTCGTGCCACATCACCTATGGCGATCTGCACGAGCGCGTCTGCCGCCTGTCCAACGCCATGACCGACCTGGGCGTCAAGAAGGGTGACCGCGTCACCATCTACCTGCCCATGATCCCCGAGGCGGCGGTGGCCATGCTGGCCTGCGCCCGCATCGGCGCCGTCCACTCCATCGTGTTCGGCGGCTTCTCGCCCGACGCGCTGGCCGGCCGTATCCAGGATTGCGATTCCTCGCTGCTGATCACCGCCGACGAAGGTCTGCGCGGCGGCCGCAAGGTTCCGCTGAAGGCCAACGCCGACAAGGCGCTGGAGACCTGCTGGTCGTGCAAGAGCGTCATCGTCGTCAAGCGCACCGGCGGCAACATCCACATGGTCACCGGCCGTGACCACTGGTACCACGAGATCGTGGAGAAGGCCGCTCCGACCCACGCCCCGGTGGAGATGAGCGCCGAGGATCCGCTGTTCATCCTCTACACCTCGGGTTCGACCGGCAAGCCCAAGGGCGTGCTGCACACCTCGGGCGGCTACCTGGTGTACGCCTCCATGACCCACCAGTACGTCTTCGACTACCACGAGGGCGAGATCTACTGGTGCACCGCCGACGTGGGCTGGGTGACCGGCCACTCCTACATCGTCTACGGCCCGCTGGCCAACGGCGCCATCACCCTGATGTTCGAGGGCATTCCCAACTACCCGACCGTGTCGCGGTTCTGGGACGTGGTGGACAAGCACAAGGTCAACATCTTCTACACCGCCCCCACCGCCATCCGCTCGCTGATGCGCGAAGGCGAGGAGCCGGTGAAGAAGACCAGCCGCAAGTCGCTGCGCCTGCTGGGTTCGGTGGGCGAGCCCATCAACCCGGAAGCCTGGACCTGGTACCACCGCGTGGTGGGCGATGGCCGCTGCCCCATCGTCGACACCTGGTGGCAGACCGAGACCGGCGGCATCCTGATCACCCCGCTGCCGGGCGCCACCGCGCTGAAGCCCGGTTCGGCCACCCGTCCGTTCTTCGGCGTCAAGCCGGTGATGGTCGACGCCGAGGGCAAGGTCCTGGAAGGCAAGACCGAGGGCAACCTCTGCCTGGCCGAACCCGGCTGGCCCGGCCAGATGCGTACCGTCTACGGCGACCACGAGCGTTTCATCCAGACGTACTTCGCCACCTACAAGGGCATGTACTTCACCGGTGACGGCGCCCGCCGCGACGAAGACGGCTATTACTGGATCACCGGCCGTGTGGACGACGTGATCAACGTCTCCGGTCACCGCATGGGCACCGCCGAGGTGGAATCCGCCCTGGTGGCCCACGCCAAGGTGGCCGAGGCCGCCGTGGTCGGCTATCCGCACGACATCAAGGGCCAGGGCATCTATGCCTATGTCACCCTGGTGGCGGGCGAAGAGCCCACCGAGGAGCTGCGCAAGGAGCTGGTCAACTGGGTCCGCAAGGAAATCGGCCCCATCGCCAGCCCCGACCTGATCCAGTGGGCCCCCGGCCTGCCCAAGACCCGTTCGGGCAAGATCATGCGCCGCATCCTGCGCAAGATCGCCGAGAACGATTTCGGCTCGCTGGGCGACACCTCGACGCTGGCCGATCCCGGCGTGGTCGACGACCTCATCGACAGCCGCATGAATCGCGGTTAA
- a CDS encoding alpha/beta hydrolase gives MIMVKTVLGLGGVYLLLVGFVALTQRGMIYHPGTTRIRPDEAGLPEMVPVAVKSADGWIATSWYAPPKGANRPTIVFFHGNSGTQADRAHKARAFLDSGFGVLMAGYRGFGGNGGRPSERGLYADAEAVIRWLTGQGLPSRRLVLYGESLGSGVAMEMAIRHDVMMVVLESPFTSLADLAPAYVLPPLAQLLTRDRYDNLIKAPSLRVPLLVMHGDKDDLVPVTMGHAVLNAADTAKEGLFIPEAHHNDLWEHGAGKRVMDFIARRAL, from the coding sequence ATGATCATGGTCAAGACGGTACTGGGCCTGGGCGGGGTGTACCTGCTGCTGGTCGGTTTCGTCGCCCTGACCCAGCGCGGCATGATCTATCATCCCGGCACCACCCGAATCCGTCCGGACGAGGCGGGGCTGCCCGAAATGGTGCCGGTGGCCGTCAAGTCCGCCGACGGCTGGATCGCCACCAGCTGGTACGCGCCGCCCAAGGGGGCAAACCGTCCGACCATCGTGTTCTTTCACGGCAATTCCGGGACCCAGGCCGACCGGGCCCACAAGGCCCGCGCCTTCCTCGATTCCGGGTTCGGCGTGCTGATGGCCGGCTACCGGGGCTTTGGCGGCAATGGCGGCCGCCCCAGCGAACGGGGGCTCTATGCCGACGCCGAGGCGGTGATCCGCTGGCTGACCGGCCAGGGCCTGCCGTCGCGCCGCCTGGTGCTTTACGGCGAATCGCTGGGCTCTGGCGTTGCCATGGAGATGGCGATCCGTCACGACGTGATGATGGTGGTGCTGGAAAGCCCCTTCACCTCGCTGGCCGACCTGGCGCCCGCCTACGTTCTGCCGCCCCTCGCCCAATTGCTGACCCGCGACCGCTACGACAACCTGATCAAGGCCCCCAGCCTGCGGGTACCGCTGCTGGTGATGCACGGCGACAAGGACGACCTGGTGCCGGTGACCATGGGCCATGCGGTGCTCAATGCCGCCGATACCGCCAAGGAAGGCCTGTTTATCCCTGAGGCCCACCATAACGACCTGTGGGAGCATGGCGCCGGCAAGCGGGTCATGGACTTCATCGCCCGTCGCGCGCTGTGA
- a CDS encoding EVE domain-containing protein — MAFWLVKSEPGAWSWDDQVRDGVTAWTGVRNFQACNNLKAMKLGDRAFFYHSVDEKRIVGIVEVVREAYPDPTAEDPRWMCPDLKAVTPLARPVTLAEIKADPRLSDLALVRQSRLSVTPVDDTAWGILCGLGGVAG, encoded by the coding sequence ATGGCCTTCTGGCTGGTCAAGTCCGAGCCCGGCGCCTGGTCGTGGGACGATCAGGTGCGCGACGGCGTGACCGCCTGGACCGGGGTGCGCAACTTCCAGGCCTGCAACAACCTCAAGGCCATGAAGCTGGGCGACCGCGCCTTCTTCTACCATTCGGTGGACGAGAAGCGCATCGTCGGCATCGTCGAGGTGGTGCGCGAAGCCTATCCCGACCCCACCGCCGAGGATCCCCGCTGGATGTGCCCCGACCTGAAGGCGGTGACGCCCCTGGCCCGGCCGGTGACCCTGGCCGAGATCAAGGCCGATCCCCGCCTGTCCGACCTGGCCCTGGTGCGCCAGAGCCGGTTGTCGGTGACGCCGGTGGATGACACCGCCTGGGGCATCCTCTGCGGCCTGGGCGGGGTGGCGGGGTGA
- a CDS encoding YciI family protein, which yields MFMVQCKDKPGHLQTRLDNRPAHLEYVKGFLDKIVVGGPLLSDDGQAMIGSAFVIDFDDRAELDAFLANDPYAKAGLFESVSVNRYKKVLP from the coding sequence ATGTTCATGGTCCAGTGCAAGGACAAGCCCGGTCATCTTCAGACCCGCCTCGACAACCGTCCCGCCCACCTGGAATACGTCAAGGGCTTCCTCGACAAGATCGTGGTCGGCGGTCCGCTGCTGTCCGACGACGGCCAGGCCATGATCGGCAGCGCCTTCGTCATCGATTTCGACGATCGCGCCGAACTGGACGCCTTCCTGGCCAACGACCCCTACGCCAAGGCCGGCCTGTTCGAAAGCGTCAGCGTCAACCGCTACAAGAAGGTCCTGCCCTGA
- a CDS encoding glycosyltransferase family 2 protein: MTSLAVPELSVVVPVKNEAENIRPLLDEIHMALQGKVEFEVVYVDDGSDDGTPAALEQARVIHPRLRVVRHKASCGQSQAVATGVRYAQGTLIATLDGDGQNDPADLPAMLEHWRAQPDDVRPRLMITGWRANRRDDGIRRLSSKVANSIRSKLLRDRTPDSGSGIKLLPRALFLDLPRFDHMHRFMAALVIRAGGSVEVVKVNHRPRERGTSKYGVWNRLWVGIVDLFGVMWLMRRARNPVVESKE, encoded by the coding sequence GTGACCAGCCTTGCCGTTCCGGAACTGTCGGTGGTCGTCCCGGTCAAGAACGAGGCCGAGAACATCCGCCCGCTGCTGGACGAAATCCACATGGCGCTTCAGGGCAAGGTGGAGTTCGAAGTCGTCTACGTGGACGACGGTTCCGACGACGGCACCCCGGCGGCGCTGGAGCAGGCCCGGGTCATCCATCCCCGCCTTCGGGTCGTGCGCCACAAGGCCAGCTGCGGCCAGAGCCAGGCGGTGGCCACCGGCGTGCGCTACGCCCAGGGCACCCTGATCGCCACCCTGGACGGCGACGGCCAGAACGATCCCGCCGACCTGCCCGCCATGCTGGAGCACTGGCGCGCCCAGCCCGACGACGTGCGGCCCCGCCTGATGATCACCGGCTGGCGCGCCAACCGCCGCGACGACGGCATCCGCCGCCTGTCCTCCAAGGTGGCCAATTCCATCCGCTCCAAGCTGCTTCGCGACCGGACCCCGGATTCGGGCAGCGGCATCAAGCTGCTGCCGCGCGCGCTGTTTCTCGACCTGCCCCGTTTCGATCACATGCATCGTTTCATGGCCGCCCTGGTGATCCGGGCCGGCGGTTCGGTGGAGGTGGTCAAGGTCAACCACCGCCCGCGCGAGCGCGGCACCTCCAAATACGGTGTGTGGAACCGCCTGTGGGTGGGCATCGTCGATCTGTTCGGCGTCATGTGGCTGATGCGCCGGGCCAGGAACCCGGTCGTCGAGAGTAAAGAGTGA
- a CDS encoding Rieske (2Fe-2S) protein, giving the protein MKTLCRLESIPDPGAREFRAVVDGEKRRVFVVRKGGQVFGYVNSCPHVGAPLNLEDDKFLDLFQTSILCANHFALFDIESGACTRGPCQGRSLQPFAVEIIDGEVVQKA; this is encoded by the coding sequence GTGAAGACTCTCTGCCGCCTCGAGTCCATCCCCGATCCCGGGGCGCGGGAGTTCCGCGCCGTGGTGGACGGGGAAAAGCGCCGCGTCTTCGTGGTCCGGAAGGGCGGGCAGGTCTTCGGCTACGTCAATTCCTGCCCGCATGTGGGGGCGCCGCTGAATCTGGAGGACGACAAGTTCCTCGACCTGTTCCAGACCTCCATCCTGTGCGCCAATCATTTCGCCCTGTTCGACATCGAGAGCGGGGCCTGTACCCGCGGTCCCTGCCAGGGGCGCTCGCTCCAGCCCTTTGCCGTCGAGATCATCGATGGCGAGGTGGTGCAAAAGGCTTAA